Genomic segment of Pelmatolapia mariae isolate MD_Pm_ZW linkage group LG6, Pm_UMD_F_2, whole genome shotgun sequence:
TTAGAAACTCTGGCGTACGCTGCAGTCTGTGTACGATTCTGTAACGGCTTTCCTGGAGTCGGTTACAGGAAAACAATTTCTTGGCAGATCTAAAAGTTTGGAACCATGCTTCTGCAGTAAGCTGAACTTCGAGGTCGGTTTCCCACCGAACCCTGGCCTTATCAGTGGTTACAAAATTCAAAGACAATATTTTCCCATAACAAAGAGacaaatttcttttttgtgatTATTTCCTCATTAAATTTAAGAAGAAAGCTTTCAACGGGATTCAAAACAGGTTGATTGGCTGGAAATATAAGGGAATTTACAAAATGTCTTACTTGCAGGAACCCAAAGAAGTGTTTCTGTggtaaattatatttaatttcaatttgaTTAAAGGCCATAAAACTACCCCTTTCAAACAGATTGCAAACAAATCTTAGATTTTTAGAACGCCAATTATCAAATATGCTAATGCCAACACCTGGAAGGAAAGCTTTATCCCTAATTAGAGGCTGTAGTGCACTAGAGAAACCTCTTCTTCTGACGTGGGCAGCAATGTTATGCCAAACTTTAAGTGTAggcatcaaaataaaatgatttcaGACACCAAGAGGAAGGTCAGCCAGATCAATAGATAAAAGACTAAGAGGCGAAAGAGGGTCACAGCACCAAGTATCTACCGGTGGCTCGCCTTGGTGTAGAAAGGAATGTAACCGCCCTGAGATTATTTGTGCATGGCAAGCCCAGTAATAATATAAAAGGTTAGGAAGTGCCTGCCCCCCTCATCTGTAGGCAGCTGTAAAATCTGTATCTTTAGTCTAGATTTCTTCCCATGCCATATAAATTTAGAGCGATATCCCTCAATCTCTGagaatgtttttctgttgattCTGAGAGGCAACATTTGTATGGGACATAATATTCTGGgtaaaacattcattttgattAAACTTATTCTACCCATCCAAGATAGGGGGGGTCAAACCACCTATTGAGGTCATTGGTTTAAAGTTCAACTTGTACAACTCTGTGTCTGCGGACACCCTGATACCTAAATATGTAAAACCTGTGGTCGACCACCTGAAAGGATAATTAGGAGGAGTGTCCCACCTCCCCCCATCACCCAGTGGCAAAGCTTCAGATTtatcataatttattttataccctgaaaaaaagccaaattGATTAATGATATGTGTCAGTGCAGGAACAGATGTTTCTGGCTTAGTGAGAAAGAGCAACACGTCATCCGCGTAAAGGGAAATTCTGTATTCAACAAGGTTACCCACAGATCTCAGGGTCAGTTCTTACAGCCTCTGCCAGTGGCTCCAATGCAAGTGCAAACAGTAGCATCCCTGACGCGTTCCTCTACCCAGTGGAAAACATCTGAGACCGAGCCGTTAACCAATAACCTTGCAGCTGGAGCCTCATACAACAGTTTGACCctcttttctatttctgttcAAGTACGGCACTGCTGTATATTTGAATTGTTtcattgttatttttacagtttgcaCCTTTGATCCAGGCATTTCGTCCCACTCTATACTTGAGTGCGTATTGTTGGGTTGACAATAAAATTCTACTTGACTTGTTAGAGAAGCATATTTTGCCTGCAGCCGTATCTGATGGTGATAATAAGACAACTGCCGAGGGTTTGGATTGGGACGTGACCAGAACAGCACAAACTTGAGCATAATCCCCAGGCGGGATATTAAGAAACCAGTATTCCATAAAGAGGGATTTGTGTCTGTATAAAGTGTCCATGAGAGTCCGTGAGAAAAAGGTTCGGCAATGAAAAGCAGAAATCTTAATTGGGATTTGATTCATGCCAAAAAAGTTTAAAGTGCTTAGTTTATCGCATGGAGGAGAAAAACATTCCAAATGGAGCTGAGATATTTTTGTCAATATTTTAGCCAATTAATCTTAGATGTATTGTTTAAAGTGCTAAAATCCAGAAGTGTAGACCACCTTTATCATTTGCATTGCTGAGAACAGGTTTCCTTAAATACTCGTCGTATTTCTCCACACAAAGTTACAGAGCATCTTGTCGATGTTGTTTGAAAGCGAAGCTTTGGCGATCAGAACTCTTCCTCTAAAGGAGAGATCTCTCAGGAGACACTGTTTAGTCTGCGTTGGGTTTTCTGAATGATAGCTTCCAGATTTAAGGATGTTCTTCTTTGTTGATCCTCAATAATTATTATTCCCAAGGTTCTCGCTTCCTTTTTAACTTGTATATTACAAATAGATGTACTGGAACGTTCTTTAATAGCCATAAGTTCACACTTGTAAAGATCCAGGGAATAATTTTACTGAATCCAGAGCGGCAGAAATTTGGTTTTCGTTCTTCAGAAAAAAAGAGTGATGATTAGATTTCTGTCCAGCAGAGAAATCCCTCGAGGTTTACTCGACCTAATATGGTCTGCTAAAAGTTGGGCGACTAGTAAAAAAGAGGTACGGACATACGGAGCACCAGGAGTGacaaaatgaattaatgaattgtgtcaataattaattaaaatttgaaataaatatataaataaatgaatgggcATTTAATTACTTATCAAAATGtgtttcattaattaattaaacatttaatcaattatttaatggtgtattacATTACTTCATTTAGTCACTCTTGGCCCTCCGTATTTCTGTGTCAAACAGCTAACGCACTTTTATCCATGTTTGTGCGACCTGCCTTAAAGTTCTGCTCATTTCCGGCTCTCTGCTTCATTCTTGGACTTTACTGGAGTTACTGGTTTCAAATCATCTCCCTTTGTGTCGGCCATTCTCCGACACGATCGACAGAATCTAAATGTTCAACACTCGTGCTCTACGAGTCCTCGCACCTGGAGGCTGTGGGCAGTGAACTCACCTGTGTTAGTGTGTGCACTGACTCCTGGTGCTGTTGTGTTGCCTTGTTGCTGGGATCAGAGCTGTTTATTGAACTCACTTTTCTCTGCGCTTCCAGCCTCAGGAGTTGAACCTGTGGAGAGAAATCTGTGGACTTCCCAGCCCACGCCTCATTCCCAAGACCCAATGTGAATATTTAGTCTCAAACATGACTAAAATAACCTACAGACAgtctgtaatctgattacatttcATGCTGAAATTTTTAGCTctagtttttaaattatgtcaAACAATATTTGATTCAAAGTTTGAGTTTATTTTCCactaaaaacaaccaaaaccaGTCTCACTGTGAGTGTGTGATCTCTGATGCTCCCGTCCTGACACACGCTCATATTACTTCGTCTTCTGGATTAAAATCGCTGCCCTGCTCTTTATTTTTCCGTTGCCGTGGTGAATCGTGGTATCGGAGCTCGATTGGTGATGGCTTTCTTTCTCCACTCGCGCTGATCTCAGGGTGAAATTAATCAGAGCTGACTTTGTGGAAGTGAAAACTCAGACTGAATCATCTGGAGCTAAAGCTGCTTCCTGGAACAGGAACCATCACATGAATACtgcactgatttttaaaatgtaagatTTCAGCGATCAGCACTTCAGTGTTTACAGATTCAGCTGGATGCATGAATGAATGCATAATGTGATTTTGGTCCAGTCTGTGTCAAACATAAAGCAAAAACACCTTAAAATcgtttaaaaaatcatttttcctCCAGTGTGGAAAACAGCACAGTGCACAGGCTGGAGTCCAGAAAGTCCACAGCTTTGTGTGACATTTGATACCATGTGCGAGTTTTAGAAGACATAATCCAGCATGACGTGCGTGTGCCGATAACTGGGAGCGCGGCGCCAAAACGTCGGAGTCCACCGTGGCTTCAGCTCCACGTCTCCGTCCACGTCTTCGCTCCACCAGCTGCCGAGTAACCAGAACAGACACTTGGCTGCTAAGTAGAGTGCTCCAGCGCCGAGAAGAAGCTTCAGGAAGCCAAAGTCCTCGCCTCCGCCCCGCTTCTTTGGTTTTCCGCTGAAAGCTGAAGACAGAAATTCAGAAAGTCTTTAAAATGTTACTCTTACAAAGGAGAGATGGTTTATCAAGAATTGTTTTACAGGTTCGATCCCACAGTCAGAAATGATCCCCGTCACCTGCCAGGCACCGAACTGCTCACGTTTGAGGATTATTTTTCAgtctctttattctttttttctttcatgatgttTGCTGATGTCTCAAAAACATGAATCACCAAAACAGAAGGACAGAAAGCTCTACAGCTCAGAGACGGTGAACTGTCCCtttaatgttcctcattatCTAAAGTGTGACTGGAATCTGGCTCGCGGTGCTAGCAGCTCTGAACAATCACGTCTAAATATGAGAGCTTCATTTCTAGGTTCATGTCCAGAACTTTTACAGGAGCCAATTCTTCAGCAGACCCTACAGATGATATAAAAAGTGTACCCCCCACTGTTTGAATgccaggtttttgtttttgtgttaaaaaTGGGAACAGCACAACATCCAGATCAACAAAACTGGCTTCAGCAGAAGAAAATCTTGAAAAGCTCTTGAAGATCTGAGCCTGAGCCCAGAACTGGATCCAACAGACGGTCTGTGGAGCAATGAGATGTCCTCACGATCCCAGAGACGCTTTTGTGAGAAAGTGAGTAAATATTGCCAAGCTAGGATGACAGACTCCAACCCATGAAGTTTGAATGCTAAAGTAAAATCACAGATATGACACCAGCTCATTGTCTGTAGGGAAACACGTAAAATCCCCTGACACACAtggtttgattttaaataaatagtagaggttaaaggtcacatTACATCATAAAGTCCTGGCATTTTAACAGGTGTGTACACGTTTTATACCCACTGTAGTTGCTGCTACAGCTCATGATCATTTGAAGCAGTTAAGTGGAAAACAACTGGACgtctttttttaaaacgttTCACCTCATCACTGAGACTTCTGCACATCTGGATAAGACGTCCAGTTGCTTCCAACTCGAGTGCTTCTTGTGAAAGAAAACCAAAATGACAAATCATACCAACCAATGAAAATCTGGGTAaataaaaccccaaacaaaGCGCACATCTCAGCTTAACTCGGGCGACCTGACCAAAGAAGCCAGTCAGACATATTCCACATTTTCTGCCATTCAAAACTTTTACATCTGAAGCTAAACTGAACCCTGACTGCAGGTTTACCTTCACGAGGCAGCTTCCAGTAACTGTACGCTGGTAGTTTCCTGTAGTTAGCTGCAGGCCCGCTCTGTGCTGATGTGTTGTAGCTGTAGTGCACGTGCTGCTCGTAGCTGCTGGGATACcagtagagctgctgctgctgtgtcgTTGCTGTGGATCTGCTGTAGTTCTGCACCACGCTGTAGGTTTGCTGAGCTGAAGGATCCGAGTAGGGGATCTCTCCTATGCCCTGGAGCACATTTACGTAGTAGCCCATCTGGATGAGGAAGCTGGTGAGGTCCAGCTGGGAGTTCTGCAGGGCCTGGATCAGTTCACAGCTGATTTCAAAAGTCCTGTCGAATCTGAACCTCCCAAAGGCGGCTGGGTCGTGCTCAGTGATGTACACCGTCTCCACCACCCGGGTCCTCACCCGGTAACCAATGATGATGCGATCGATGTTGGAGTTGTTGCTTCTGACACCAGACCGATAATTTTCCCTCACGTATGCCGGGAGGTTTGCAGAAGCAGGATAAGTTTCTGTGCTTAGGTTGCCAACCTCAAAGTACGTAACCTGGAAAGAGAGTAAAGATGGAGGGCAGAGGCTGTGCTGTTACAGGAGGAATAAAACAGCACTTTGCCCCTACAGTCCTACTCCCACCTGCACGCTCCCGCCTTTCCTCTTCTTCTCATTTCACCTACAATGAAATGTTTGCCCATTCAGGTTCCAGCTGAGAGCATGAAACCTCAAACTGAAAGTGAAGCGAGTGTTTTCACTGAACCATAACCAGCTGAGCGGTTCCCCTAACAGGAAGCAGACTGGTCTCTACCTGTGAAACTACCAAACAAACATGGCACACCTTACTCCTGCTCTTCCTGGGCCTGCTCAGAACAGGAAGGAGCTCCTCCATGTTTCCAAACAGGTGGAAGCCGAAGTTCCCGTTCTCCGGCTGACAGTCCGACACCAGCTGTGGAAACACATCAGCTGTTAGTCtgattctcacacacacacacacagacacacacagacctgaTCTTACCTTCATGGTGACCACCAGCTGGACGACGTCGCAGGTCACACACTGGTTGGAAAACCAAAAGAGCAGCTGGAGGCCGTGTCGTGGAAAAGGACGGCCAAACCCCGAATACATCAGGTTCTCCAGAGTGCAGAGCTGCCACTGAACCATGGTGGAGCTCAACACgcaacacactcacacacatgcaagtATTCAGGAGCTCTGCTTTCACTGTGAGGAGGCACTGCGCTGTTTCTggtaaaaatgcaaaaactgcaCTTTGATGTATTGTTTAAATTCCAAGTGTGCATCAGTGCTGAGCCAGTGCACAGCTGTTATTATGTAAAGACGCGCTCGCACAGTTAtaactaaaaaaataacaaaataatcagAGTTAAAGAtaagaaatgtatttcagtaaaTATGTGGTAATATTACAGCTCTACTGTGGGATAAAACACACAACAGCATCTcatttttgcacatttacaattttactttttcactcAGAAATACACACACGTGTAAAACTCTGCagatacagtactgtgcaaaagtcatgagtcactcatttctttatattttactgagAAAATAGgaaaattatattattatattttaataatattatactattaataataatgtaatataatattattatatattagttATTTAAAATAGGCAATTTACTGAAAAGTGCACATAAATGGATGAAAATGATTATACATAAAGctaaaacagagtttgtacaactCTAATGAGACTGAAGGTGTTATTGCATGAAGGATCAAACTCTGATTGTACGTTTCTATTCTCATAATtccaacaattaaaaaaaattaaaatgcagCCTTGCTAtgagctcaacaaacatcagcaaacacacaaaccgtttgtctcacagtgtgttgcagctaAAGGTGCAGCTGcttatttcacagggagagaaaagaaagagcgaacttcactcagagatggagaaagataagaaagaaggacaggagaggaagaagagagcttAGAGTTAAAGGGAAGGATGCTCTTTTAAAGCTCACATGGAAGTCCTCGTGTTATCAAATCTGTACATGTCACATGATGTTTGTTCATATAAACTGAGGCAGACTAAGTGTTTCACTTTTACTCGAGTAAAGAATTTGAATCAGTATTTGAACTTTTGGTACAAATGACTGTGACACTAACACTAAACAACTAAACAAATGGGAACGAATGCTCGGTCAGGCTGctggtaacaaagtgcctaaagaagcaacttaaaatgtattttctgctGAGCTGGCTGTGATGAGTCAGAGTTGGGCGGCTTAACAAgccaggaataaaaaaaatcattcctcTGAAAACAAGTGCACAAGCACAAGTGCAAAAAC
This window contains:
- the LOC134629584 gene encoding uncharacterized protein LOC134629584, encoding MVQWQLCTLENLMYSGFGRPFPRHGLQLLFWFSNQCVTCDVVQLVVTMKLVSDCQPENGNFGFHLFGNMEELLPVLSRPRKSRSKVTYFEVGNLSTETYPASANLPAYVRENYRSGVRSNNSNIDRIIIGYRVRTRVVETVYITEHDPAAFGRFRFDRTFEISCELIQALQNSQLDLTSFLIQMGYYVNVLQGIGEIPYSDPSAQQTYSVVQNYSRSTATTQQQQLYWYPSSYEQHVHYSYNTSAQSGPAANYRKLPAYSYWKLPREAFSGKPKKRGGGEDFGFLKLLLGAGALYLAAKCLFWLLGSWWSEDVDGDVELKPRWTPTFWRRAPSYRHTHVMLDYVF